Sequence from the Deltaproteobacteria bacterium genome:
CTGGAAGGTTCCCTGATACGGATCGGTGCCTTTGCGTCGCTCACCAACACCGAGATAACGCTCGAAATGGCCAGGGAGGTTCTGAGGAACATAGTCAAGGAAAACAACGAAGCCATTCCGATGGAGGTCATACAGAAGAACGTCGCTTCCTTCTTCAATATCCGTTTTGCTGACCTCAAGACCAAGAAAAAGAACAAGAGCTTCGTTCTTCCCAGACAGATAGCCATGTACCTGTGCCGAAAACTTACCGATCATTCTCTTCAGGAGATCGGCGAGGAGTTCGGCGGAAAGGACCATACAACGGTCCTACACGCGATCAGGAAGATCGAGGGCAAATCCGCGGAAGATCCAACTTTCAAGGAGACCCTCGAAAAACTCACCCGCTTGGTGAGAAACCAGTGAATATCCCTGGGGACAGACTTGTTCATCCATTGTGAGAACTTTCGGAACTTACAGGTCTTCGACGGCTTACTGCATGTTTTCCACGATTCACCATACTACTAAACTCCCTTGATTTCCAAGGGATTGTGTAAACTTTGAACATTTGAACCGCCTTTACTTTGTTCTACTAAATCTATGATTTACTAATACCATAACGTAGTACTTAGGAGACCACGATGGAATGCAAGATTGAAAAGAGGGACTTTCTCCGCGGCCTCACCATGCTCCAGACCGTAGTCGAGAGGCGTACAACCATGCCCATTCTCTCCAACGCCCTGCTCCACGCCGAAAACCAGACCCTTACCCTAACGGCTACGGACCTCGAGACCGCGATACAGGCTCGCCTTCCAGCCTCGGTTACAACCGATGGCCAAGCCTCCCTCTCAGCAAGGAAACTCTTCGAGATCGTCCGCGAGCTTCCCGAGTCCCCCATCACCCTCCTGACCAAGGAAAACGACTGGGTAACCCTGACCTGTCAGAAATCGGTCTTCAATATCGCAGGCATGAATCCGGACGAATTTCCCCCCTTGCCCGACTTCAGGGAGGAAGACTTCCACCCCTTTCCTACCCGGGACCTCAGGGAGATGATAGAGGCAACCGTCTTCGCGGCCTCTACAGAGGAATCACGCTACAATCTCAACGGGGTCTTTCTCAAGGGCTTTCGCCTCGAAAGCGGACCGATCATCCGCATGGTCGCTACCGACGGCCACCGCCTCTCCCTGATCGATAAGCCCGGCCTCGAGTTTCCCAACCTGGAAACCGGCGTCATAATCCCCAGGAAAGGCCTCCTCGAAATCAGAAGGCTCATGGGAGACGGGACCCGTAAAGACGACGGACAGGACGGTGTCATGTACCTGGCCCTTTCCCAGAACAACCTCGTGGCCAAGAGGGATGAAGCCCTTGTCTTCACTCGTCTTATCGAGGGACAATTCCCGGACTACGAATCGGTCATCCCAAAGGACAACGACAAGAGAATCAACCTTCCGACAGAGGCCTTTACCGCGTGTCTCAAACGGGTATCCACGATGGCAAGTGAAAAGGGGGAAGGACTCGTATTCGAAATCGGAAAGGCAATGATCTCGGTCTCATCGTTCAGCCAGGATTTCGGAGACGCTAAAGAGGAGATCGATATCGAATACGACGGCGATGAACTCGCCGTCGGCTTTAACGGGCGATACCTTCTCGACGCCCTCGGTGTTATGGGTACCGAGGAGGTTCTCTTTGAACTCAGAGACAACTCAACAGCAGGCGTTCTTCGACCCGTCGGCCGGGAGGGTCTCCTCTGTCTCGTTATGCCCATGAAGCTCTGATAGAGAAGGGGACTGATGAAGGATCGATTGTATACGGCGGATCAGATTAGGGTCCTCGACGGACTGATTGCTGTGCGGAAGAGACCGGCCATGTATATAGGAAACACCGGGCCGGAGGGACTCCACCACCTCGTCCACGAACTCGTGGATAACAGCATCGACGAGGCTCTTGCGGGCTATTGCGACCGAATCGAGGTTACCATTCATATCGATGACACGGTTACGGTCAAGGACAATGGCCGGGGCATTCCCGTGGATATCCACAAGAGGGAAGGACGCCCGGCCATAGAGGTCGTCATGACCAAGCTCCATTCGGGCGGGAAGTTCGACAACCGGACCTACAAGGTCTCCGGGGGTCTCCATGGAGTCGGCCTATCCGTGGTCAATGCCCTCTCTGAATTCGTGGAGTTGGAAATACGGCGTGACAAGAAGGTCTATACACAGACCTACAGCCGTGGCAAAGCCGTTACACCTCTCAAGGTGGTAGGCAGGACCACGGAGACCGGTACGGTTGTCCGTTTCAAGCCCGACAGGGAGATATTCGATTCCACGGTCTTCAGCTTTGATCTCCTTGCTCAACGGCTCAGGGAACTTTCCTTCTTGCACAGAGGAGTCTTTATCTCCATTTACGACGAGAGAACCGAGAAGAAACACGAGTTCCTCTACCAGGGGGGGATCGTCTCTTTTATCGAGTACCTCAGCAAGAACAAGAACTCTATCCATGCCAAACCGATATACTTCGAAGGCGGGAGGAACGGCATCCACGCGGAGGTAGCCTTTCAATACAACGACGGCTATTCGGAGAACCTCTTCTCCTATGCTAACAGCATCAACACGACAGAAGGCGGGACGCATTTGGCTGGTTTCAAGGCGGCCTTAACCAGGACCATAAACTCCTATGCGATGAACAACAACCTGTTCAAGGGCCTGAAGGAGAACCTTACCGGAGAAGACGTGCGCGAGGGGCTCGTTGCGGTGGTGAGCGTGAAAGTGCCTGAACCCCAGTTCGAGGGGCAGACCAAGACCAAGCTCGGCAACAGCGAGGTCAAAGGGGTCGTCGAGGGGTTGGTGAACGAGAAGCTCTCGGCGTTTCTCGAAGAGAATCCGAAGACGGCCCGGAAAATCATAGCAAAGGTTGTGGAGGCGGCGAGGGCCCGCGAAGCGGCAAGAAAAGCCAGGGAACTCACCCGCCGGAAGGGAATCCTCGAGAATGACGCGCTTCCCGGTAAGCTAGCCGACTGCCAGGAGAGAGACCCTGCCCACAGTGAACTCTACATAGTCGAGGGGGACTCCGCAGGGGGGTCTGCCAAACAGGGAAGGGATCGGGTATTCCAGGCGATTCTGCCGTTGAAGGGGAAGATCCTGAACGTCGAGAAGGCACGTTTCGACAAGATGCTATCCAATGAGGAGATCAAGACGATCATCGCGGCCCTCGGTGGTGGAATCGGAAAGGAGGACTATGACGTTTCCAAACTCCGCTACCATCGTGTAATCATCATGACCGATGCCGACGTTGACGGGTCTCATATACGGACGTTGCTCCTCACCTTCTTCTACAGGCAGATGCCCGAGATGGTAGAACGGGGCTACCTGTACATCGCCCAGCCTCCCCTTTTCAGGGTGAGGGAGGGCAAGAAAGACCGGTACCTCCGGGGCGAGGATGAGATGAGTCGATTCCTCCTGGAAAGGGCGACCTCCAAGATCAAGGTCAGAGTGGAGAGAACCGGGAAGGAGTTCGCCGGCAAGCAGCTCAAGGTGATTCTCGATCGATTTCTCCAATACAGGTTTTACAGGAAGAGGATCCTCGATCGGGGCTATTCCGGTAGGCTCCTCGACCTGCTCCTGGAAAGCCCTGTCAGGACCCGGCGGTTCTTTGAAGACGAGAAGGGCCTTCTGGAGATCCGGAGCCGCTTGATCCAGGAGGGATTTGAGACCTCCGAGGTCTTGAAGGATGAGGAACACAACCTCTATGAACTGGAGGTCTGGAGGGACGGAGAGGCCTTCAGGAGCCGCCTCAACTGGGAACTGGTTTCCTCGGCACCTTTCAGGGGTCTCCGTTCTGCCTATGCCGAAATCAGTGGTTTTGACACGCCTCCCTACCTGGTAGATGGAGCAGCGGATCTCCGAGTGGAAACAACCGAGGAACTCGTCTCGCTCATAGAGCAGATCGGCAAGGAGGGTATATCCGTCCAGCGCTACAAGGGCCTGGGAGAAATGAATCCCGACCAGCTCTGGGAGACCACGATGAACCCACAGACGCGGGTCCTGCTCCGAGTCAGGATTGAGGATGCCGTGGAAGCCGACGACATCTTCACGATCCTGATGGGGGATCAGGTGGACTCCAGGCGGAGGTTCATCGAGGAAAACGCCTTGAATGTAGGGCAACTCGATATATGAACGGGGAGTTTATCCCTGCAAACCCGAACAAAGCATGAGGTTAATAGGAGAAGTCATGAACCTTAAGGAGTTGAAACAGAAAGGAATTGCAGAACTCGACAGCATTGCCAAGGAACTCAACGTCGAGGGGGCGAGCAGCCTCAGGAAACAGGAGTTGATCTTCTCGATACTCCAAGCCCAGCAGGACAAAAACGGGCTGATCTATGGCGAAGGGGTACTGGAGATTCTTCCCGATGGGTTTGGTTTCCTGAGGGCTCCGGACTACAACTATCTGCCGGGTCCGGACGACATCTATATCTCTCCTTCTCAGATTCGAAGGTTCAATCTGAAGACGGGGGATACGGTTTCGGGGCAGATTCGACCTCCAAAGGACACGGAGAGATACTTTGCCATGCTCAAGG
This genomic interval carries:
- the dnaN gene encoding DNA polymerase III subunit beta; this translates as MECKIEKRDFLRGLTMLQTVVERRTTMPILSNALLHAENQTLTLTATDLETAIQARLPASVTTDGQASLSARKLFEIVRELPESPITLLTKENDWVTLTCQKSVFNIAGMNPDEFPPLPDFREEDFHPFPTRDLREMIEATVFAASTEESRYNLNGVFLKGFRLESGPIIRMVATDGHRLSLIDKPGLEFPNLETGVIIPRKGLLEIRRLMGDGTRKDDGQDGVMYLALSQNNLVAKRDEALVFTRLIEGQFPDYESVIPKDNDKRINLPTEAFTACLKRVSTMASEKGEGLVFEIGKAMISVSSFSQDFGDAKEEIDIEYDGDELAVGFNGRYLLDALGVMGTEEVLFELRDNSTAGVLRPVGREGLLCLVMPMKL
- the gyrB gene encoding DNA topoisomerase (ATP-hydrolyzing) subunit B gives rise to the protein MKDRLYTADQIRVLDGLIAVRKRPAMYIGNTGPEGLHHLVHELVDNSIDEALAGYCDRIEVTIHIDDTVTVKDNGRGIPVDIHKREGRPAIEVVMTKLHSGGKFDNRTYKVSGGLHGVGLSVVNALSEFVELEIRRDKKVYTQTYSRGKAVTPLKVVGRTTETGTVVRFKPDREIFDSTVFSFDLLAQRLRELSFLHRGVFISIYDERTEKKHEFLYQGGIVSFIEYLSKNKNSIHAKPIYFEGGRNGIHAEVAFQYNDGYSENLFSYANSINTTEGGTHLAGFKAALTRTINSYAMNNNLFKGLKENLTGEDVREGLVAVVSVKVPEPQFEGQTKTKLGNSEVKGVVEGLVNEKLSAFLEENPKTARKIIAKVVEAARAREAARKARELTRRKGILENDALPGKLADCQERDPAHSELYIVEGDSAGGSAKQGRDRVFQAILPLKGKILNVEKARFDKMLSNEEIKTIIAALGGGIGKEDYDVSKLRYHRVIIMTDADVDGSHIRTLLLTFFYRQMPEMVERGYLYIAQPPLFRVREGKKDRYLRGEDEMSRFLLERATSKIKVRVERTGKEFAGKQLKVILDRFLQYRFYRKRILDRGYSGRLLDLLLESPVRTRRFFEDEKGLLEIRSRLIQEGFETSEVLKDEEHNLYELEVWRDGEAFRSRLNWELVSSAPFRGLRSAYAEISGFDTPPYLVDGAADLRVETTEELVSLIEQIGKEGISVQRYKGLGEMNPDQLWETTMNPQTRVLLRVRIEDAVEADDIFTILMGDQVDSRRRFIEENALNVGQLDI